A window of Streptomyces armeniacus contains these coding sequences:
- the ung gene encoding uracil-DNA glycosylase: MLPESWQDVLGEELEKPYFKELAEFVEEERARGPVYPPREEVFAALDATPYDEVKVLVLGQDPYHGEGQGHGLCFSVRPGVRTPPSLRNIYKELRDDLGHPVPDNGYLMPWARQGVLLLNAVLTVRAGEANSHKGKGWETFTDAVIRAVADRADPAVFVLWGAYARKKLPLIDTGRHTVVQGAHPSPLSAKKFFGSRPFSQIDHAVAEHGHTPVDWRIPDLGS, translated from the coding sequence ATGCTGCCCGAGTCCTGGCAGGACGTCCTCGGCGAAGAGCTGGAGAAGCCGTACTTCAAGGAGCTCGCCGAGTTCGTCGAGGAGGAACGGGCGCGCGGTCCGGTCTACCCGCCTCGCGAGGAGGTCTTCGCCGCCCTCGACGCCACCCCGTACGACGAGGTCAAGGTGCTGGTCCTGGGCCAGGATCCGTACCACGGGGAGGGGCAGGGCCACGGCCTGTGCTTCTCCGTGCGGCCCGGCGTGCGGACGCCGCCGTCGCTCCGGAACATCTACAAGGAGCTGCGGGACGACCTCGGCCACCCCGTGCCCGACAACGGCTATCTGATGCCGTGGGCCCGGCAGGGCGTGCTGCTGCTCAACGCCGTGCTGACGGTGCGGGCCGGCGAGGCCAACTCGCACAAGGGCAAGGGCTGGGAGACCTTCACCGACGCCGTGATCCGGGCGGTCGCGGACCGCGCCGACCCCGCGGTGTTCGTGCTCTGGGGGGCGTACGCGCGCAAGAAGCTGCCGCTCATCGACACCGGACGGCACACGGTGGTGCAGGGCGCGCACCCGTCGCCGCTGTCCGCGAAGAAGTTCTTCGGGTCGCGGCCGTTCAGCCAGATCGACCACGCGGTGGCCGAGCACGGGCACACGCCCGTCGACTGGCGCATTCCCGACCTCGGGAGCTGA
- a CDS encoding TetR/AcrR family transcriptional regulator, translated as MTSRTTAPAGPGSAGSSPTRAELVADTALGLLAERGMRGLTHRAVDEAAGLPQGSTSNHARTRAALLEAALRRLAVREAALLTPQEMPEPGAGAAGLAELLAVALHRHLAGHPELTLARYELALEATRRPELRALYDRIGISAFREPLAALLRGAGSAEPERHALSVVAWCDGMMFSCSAGAHHTRVPTLEELRAGARELLRGILGG; from the coding sequence ATGACCAGCCGCACCACCGCCCCCGCCGGCCCGGGTTCCGCTGGCTCCTCCCCCACCCGCGCCGAGCTCGTCGCCGACACCGCCCTCGGCCTGCTCGCCGAACGCGGCATGCGCGGGCTCACCCACCGCGCGGTCGACGAGGCCGCCGGCCTCCCCCAGGGCTCCACCTCGAACCACGCCCGCACCCGTGCGGCGCTGCTGGAGGCGGCACTGCGGCGGCTCGCCGTACGGGAGGCCGCGCTGCTCACGCCCCAGGAGATGCCCGAACCCGGCGCAGGGGCCGCCGGACTGGCGGAGCTGCTCGCGGTCGCCCTGCACCGGCATCTGGCCGGACATCCCGAACTGACCCTCGCCCGCTACGAACTGGCCCTGGAGGCCACGCGGCGGCCCGAACTGCGCGCCCTCTACGACCGGATCGGGATCAGCGCGTTCCGCGAACCGCTGGCCGCCCTGCTGCGAGGGGCCGGTTCGGCGGAGCCGGAACGGCACGCGCTGTCCGTGGTGGCCTGGTGCGACGGGATGATGTTCTCCTGCTCGGCCGGGGCGCACCACACGCGGGTGCCGACGCTGGAGGAGCTGCGCGCGGGGGCACGCGAGCTGCTGCGCGGAATACTCGGCGGCTAG
- a CDS encoding FAD-dependent monooxygenase, whose translation MAANRAVVIGAGVGGLTAAAALHRRGWRVTVLERAARLEPVGAGISLAPNGLRALDVIGAGDAARARTAWHTEGGLRTPSGRWLSRTSNQAAAERFGGPLVLLHRAELIELLARALPDGAVRTGAPAEVTDPGAAGRPATVRTDGGPYDDGVEAGLVVAADGIHSAARRALFPHHPEPRYAGFTTWRFVVPAPAGAEVLPHETWGRGLGWGSQPLPDVRVYAYASAAVPAGERVPDSEHAELRRLFGGWHDPVPALLDAVAPESVLRTDVYETAAPLPAYHHGRVALLGDAAHPMTPSLGQGGNQAAEDAVVLAHHAPPGAADLAAYTADRLPRTMRVVRRSGSAARAVTVRSAAGCALRDAAAVAVNRLGPRLVLRALDGIADWSPPQRTYAAGTQQPAS comes from the coding sequence ATGGCCGCGAACCGGGCCGTCGTCATCGGAGCCGGAGTCGGCGGACTGACCGCGGCCGCCGCGCTGCACCGCCGCGGCTGGCGGGTCACCGTGCTGGAGCGCGCCGCGCGCCTCGAACCCGTCGGCGCGGGCATCTCCCTCGCCCCCAACGGGCTGCGCGCCCTCGACGTGATCGGCGCCGGTGACGCCGCCCGCGCCCGTACCGCCTGGCACACCGAGGGCGGCCTGCGCACCCCCTCCGGCCGCTGGCTCTCCCGTACGAGCAATCAGGCCGCCGCCGAACGCTTCGGCGGCCCCCTTGTCCTGCTCCACCGCGCCGAGCTGATCGAACTGCTGGCCCGCGCGCTGCCGGACGGCGCGGTACGCACCGGCGCCCCCGCCGAGGTCACCGATCCCGGCGCGGCCGGCCGCCCCGCGACGGTGCGTACGGACGGCGGCCCGTACGACGACGGCGTCGAGGCCGGTCTCGTCGTCGCCGCCGACGGCATCCACTCCGCCGCCCGCCGCGCGCTGTTCCCGCACCACCCCGAGCCGCGCTACGCGGGCTTCACCACCTGGCGGTTCGTCGTCCCCGCGCCCGCCGGGGCGGAGGTGCTCCCGCACGAGACCTGGGGCCGCGGCCTCGGCTGGGGCAGCCAGCCGCTGCCCGACGTCCGCGTCTACGCGTACGCGTCGGCCGCCGTGCCCGCCGGAGAACGCGTGCCGGACAGTGAACACGCCGAGCTCAGGCGCCTGTTCGGCGGCTGGCACGACCCCGTGCCCGCCCTGCTCGACGCCGTCGCCCCCGAGTCCGTACTGCGCACCGACGTGTACGAGACGGCCGCGCCGCTGCCCGCGTACCACCACGGCCGCGTCGCCCTTCTCGGCGACGCCGCCCACCCCATGACCCCCAGCCTCGGCCAGGGCGGCAACCAGGCCGCCGAGGACGCCGTCGTCCTCGCCCACCACGCGCCGCCCGGCGCCGCGGACCTCGCCGCCTACACCGCCGACCGGCTGCCCCGCACCATGCGCGTCGTACGCCGGTCCGGCAGCGCCGCGCGGGCGGTCACCGTCCGCTCGGCCGCCGGCTGCGCCCTGCGCGACGCGGCCGCCGTCGCCGTCAACCGGCTCGGCCCGCGGCTTGTTCTGCGCGCTCTCGACGGGATCGCCGACTGGAGCCCGCCGCAGCGGACGTATGCTGCCGGGACACAGCAGCCAGCGTCCTGA
- a CDS encoding Gfo/Idh/MocA family protein, whose translation MKVGIIGLGGIAEKAYLPVLTAQPGLEPHLVTRDPAVLQRLGDAHRVPREHRHGTLDGLLGERPDAAFVHAATAAHPELVTRLLEADIPTYVDKPLAYELADADRMVRLADDRRVSLAVGFNRRYAPGYAQCLEHPRDLILLQKHRVGLPEDPRRMVYDDFVHVVDTLRFLAPGTADHVSVRGRVRDGLLHHVVLQLAGDGFTAIGAMNRLSGSAEEILEVSGQDAKREVRDLAGIVDHKGQPSVRRRGDWVPVARQRGIEQVVLAFLDAVRAGKLLSAQDALRTHELCERVVNSVQDQAG comes from the coding sequence GTGAAGGTCGGCATCATCGGGCTCGGCGGCATCGCCGAGAAGGCGTACCTGCCCGTGCTCACCGCCCAGCCCGGGCTGGAGCCGCACCTCGTCACCCGGGACCCGGCCGTCCTGCAGCGGCTCGGCGACGCCCACCGCGTGCCCCGCGAGCACCGGCACGGCACCCTGGACGGTCTGCTCGGCGAGCGCCCCGACGCCGCGTTCGTCCACGCGGCGACCGCGGCGCACCCCGAACTCGTCACGCGCCTGCTCGAAGCGGACATCCCGACGTACGTGGACAAGCCCCTCGCGTACGAACTCGCCGACGCCGACCGCATGGTGCGCCTCGCCGACGACCGCCGCGTGTCGCTCGCCGTCGGCTTCAACCGGCGTTACGCGCCCGGCTACGCCCAGTGCCTCGAGCACCCCCGCGACCTGATCCTGCTGCAGAAGCACCGCGTCGGCCTCCCCGAGGACCCGCGCCGGATGGTCTACGACGACTTCGTCCACGTCGTCGACACCCTCCGCTTCCTGGCCCCCGGCACCGCGGACCACGTCAGCGTGCGCGGGCGCGTACGGGACGGGCTGCTGCACCACGTCGTGCTGCAGCTCGCCGGCGACGGGTTCACCGCCATCGGCGCCATGAACCGGCTCTCCGGTTCCGCCGAGGAGATCCTCGAGGTGTCCGGGCAGGACGCCAAGCGCGAGGTGCGCGACCTCGCCGGGATCGTCGACCACAAGGGCCAGCCCAGCGTCCGCAGGCGCGGCGACTGGGTGCCCGTCGCCCGGCAGCGCGGCATCGAGCAGGTCGTGCTCGCCTTCCTCGACGCGGTGCGCGCGGGGAAGCTGCTGTCGGCTCAGGACGCGCTGCGCACCCACGAGTTGTGCGAACGGGTCGTCAACTCCGTCCAGGACCAGGCCGGCTGA
- the lnt gene encoding apolipoprotein N-acyltransferase, whose amino-acid sequence MRMSLDSPWSRGAFALGAGALPALTFPAPSLWWFAPFALVPWLLLLRSAPTPRRAGLEGWAGGTGFMLAVHHWLLPNLHVFLAVLAALLGLLWLPWGRLVRRLLHGSAGPVRLAAALVLVPSGWLLAELVRSWEYLGGPWGLLGASQWQVPPALRLASVGGVWLVSFLLVAVNTAVAALFALPSARVAAVAAVTAVAAGTGAVWTWAPAPEEDGRLRVAVVQPGGTPSPEARFARSEQLTRQLAGRGADLVVWGESSVGFDLRGYPGLERRLAALSRETGAELLVNVDARGAGRPGIFKSSVLVGPQGVTGQRYDKMRLVPFGEYVPFRSALGWATSVGRAAGEDRRRGEEPVVEWAGGVRTGPLICFESAFPDMSRRLVQDGARLLVAQSSTSTFQHSWAPQQHASLAALRSAESWRPMVHATLTGESAVYGPRGEPVGERLGTDAGAARVYTVPLASGTSPYVRFGDWVVYGALGSLALFCGALGVRRARRTETPRTGARTGAEAARTDGASGGRSRPFSRPGPGRS is encoded by the coding sequence ATGCGGATGTCGCTGGACTCGCCGTGGTCGCGCGGCGCGTTCGCGCTCGGGGCCGGAGCGCTGCCGGCGCTCACCTTCCCCGCGCCTTCGCTCTGGTGGTTCGCGCCGTTCGCCCTGGTGCCGTGGCTCCTGCTGCTGCGCTCCGCGCCCACACCCCGGCGGGCCGGGCTGGAAGGCTGGGCCGGGGGTACGGGCTTCATGCTCGCGGTCCACCACTGGCTGCTGCCGAACCTGCACGTCTTCCTCGCCGTCCTCGCCGCGCTGCTCGGCCTGCTGTGGCTGCCGTGGGGCCGGCTCGTACGGCGGCTGCTGCACGGGAGCGCCGGGCCCGTACGGTTGGCCGCCGCGCTCGTCCTGGTGCCCTCGGGCTGGCTGCTGGCGGAGCTCGTCCGCTCCTGGGAGTACCTCGGCGGCCCGTGGGGCCTGCTGGGCGCGAGCCAGTGGCAGGTACCGCCGGCGCTGCGGCTGGCGTCGGTGGGCGGGGTGTGGCTCGTCAGCTTCCTGCTGGTCGCCGTGAACACGGCGGTGGCCGCGCTGTTCGCGCTGCCGTCCGCGCGGGTCGCCGCCGTGGCCGCGGTCACCGCGGTGGCGGCGGGCACGGGCGCCGTGTGGACGTGGGCGCCCGCGCCGGAGGAGGACGGGCGGCTGCGCGTGGCCGTCGTACAGCCGGGCGGTACGCCGTCGCCGGAGGCCCGCTTCGCGCGCAGCGAGCAGCTGACCCGGCAACTGGCGGGCCGCGGCGCGGACCTGGTGGTCTGGGGCGAGAGCAGCGTCGGCTTCGACCTGCGGGGCTACCCCGGGCTGGAGCGGCGGCTCGCGGCGCTCTCCCGCGAGACGGGCGCGGAGCTGCTGGTGAACGTGGACGCGCGCGGCGCGGGCCGGCCCGGCATCTTCAAGTCCTCGGTGCTGGTCGGCCCGCAGGGGGTGACCGGGCAGCGCTACGACAAGATGCGGCTGGTTCCGTTCGGCGAGTACGTCCCGTTCCGGTCGGCGCTCGGCTGGGCGACGTCCGTGGGGCGCGCGGCGGGAGAGGACCGGCGGCGCGGTGAGGAACCGGTGGTGGAGTGGGCGGGCGGCGTCCGTACGGGCCCGCTGATCTGCTTCGAGTCGGCGTTCCCGGACATGAGCCGGCGGCTGGTGCAGGACGGGGCGCGGCTCCTGGTCGCGCAGTCCTCGACCTCGACGTTCCAGCACAGCTGGGCGCCGCAGCAGCACGCCTCGCTCGCGGCGCTGCGCTCGGCGGAGAGCTGGCGCCCGATGGTGCACGCGACGCTGACCGGGGAGAGCGCGGTGTACGGGCCGCGCGGCGAGCCCGTCGGCGAGCGGCTGGGCACGGACGCCGGCGCCGCGCGGGTGTACACGGTGCCGCTGGCTTCGGGCACCAGCCCGTACGTGCGCTTCGGCGACTGGGTCGTGTACGGCGCGCTGGGCTCGCTCGCGCTGTTCTGCGGCGCGCTGGGGGTGCGGCGGGCGCGGCGTACGGAAACCCCGCGTACGGGCGCGCGTACGGGCGCGGAGGCGGCACGTACGGACGGGGCGTCCGGCGGCCGGTCCCGGCCGTTCAGCCGGCCTGGTCCTGGACGGAGTTGA
- a CDS encoding SigB/SigF/SigG family RNA polymerase sigma factor yields MTTATRTRDRSQYRAKHQPPQRQQQDQAQPRPVRKRQPQRQRQGQRRTRRHPHDDAPDTAGEFARIAALPEGPEREALRQQVVEAWVPMAERLARQYRNRGETLEDLEQVAALGLIKAVARYDPERGSAFESYAVPTIVGEIKRHFRDHLWGLHVPRRIQELRNRVRASTRALTLNLDGRSPTVAQIAEHSGLSDEDVLAGMEALESFSTLSLDAELPGADDGYSLQDTLGDDEPGFDLVLYREAVKPRLEQLPERERRILYLRFFHDMTQSRIAEQLGISQMHVSRLINRTCQRIHDEIEAPRPGEQPVTTPADDGQRTAA; encoded by the coding sequence ATGACCACGGCGACACGCACTCGAGACCGAAGCCAGTACCGCGCCAAGCACCAGCCGCCGCAGCGGCAGCAGCAGGACCAGGCCCAGCCCAGGCCCGTACGGAAACGCCAGCCGCAGCGGCAGCGCCAGGGGCAGCGGCGCACGCGCCGCCACCCGCACGACGACGCTCCCGACACCGCCGGAGAGTTCGCCAGGATCGCCGCGCTGCCCGAAGGGCCCGAACGCGAGGCCCTGCGGCAGCAGGTGGTGGAGGCTTGGGTGCCGATGGCGGAGCGGCTGGCCCGGCAGTACCGCAACCGCGGCGAGACCCTCGAGGACCTCGAGCAGGTCGCGGCCCTGGGCCTGATCAAGGCCGTCGCGCGCTACGACCCCGAGCGGGGCAGCGCGTTCGAGAGCTACGCGGTGCCGACCATCGTCGGCGAGATCAAGCGGCACTTCCGCGACCACCTCTGGGGCCTGCACGTGCCCCGGCGCATCCAGGAGCTCCGCAACCGGGTCCGCGCCAGCACCCGCGCCCTCACGCTCAACCTCGACGGCCGCTCGCCCACGGTGGCCCAGATCGCGGAGCACAGCGGCCTGTCCGACGAGGACGTGCTGGCCGGCATGGAGGCGCTGGAGAGCTTCAGCACCCTGTCCCTGGACGCCGAACTCCCCGGTGCCGACGACGGGTACAGCCTGCAGGACACCCTGGGTGACGACGAGCCCGGCTTCGACCTCGTCCTGTACCGCGAGGCGGTCAAGCCCCGGCTCGAACAGCTGCCGGAACGCGAACGCCGCATCCTGTACCTGCGGTTCTTCCACGACATGACGCAGAGCCGGATCGCCGAGCAGCTCGGCATCTCGCAGATGCACGTCTCACGCCTGATCAATCGCACCTGCCAGCGGATACACGACGAGATAGAGGCGCCGCGGCCCGGCGAACAGCCCGTCACGACACCGGCGGACGACGGCCAGCGGACCGCCGCCTGA
- a CDS encoding DMT family transporter produces MSALLASVLLSLVSAVAYAAAAILQERIAATTAPSRYALLRRGRWWAAVVLNGVGALLHVAALGLGPLTVVQPLGVLTIVIAAPLAAVMVKRPVTADAWRGIVLVSVGLAAILMFTGAHQSRPLTDPEQYAVAGAAVSVIVLLVGIAVAARGAHRAGARSVALAMAAGVAFGTASVCVKAVAEGWALTSLTAALPVLALIALFAVTGLATSQASYRGGGLAAPLATATVVNPVVAATVGILLLEEGFRYGAPGALTALAGALLAGRGLIILTGTSTAQSAAEHTAPVETGGTGTVVIPRPAAAPSAPRAAAFADRAPVAAPGPRMTVPDTVPDEVPVTVPDTVPDRLRVPTSH; encoded by the coding sequence ATGAGTGCCCTGCTGGCGTCGGTCCTGCTGTCGCTGGTGTCGGCCGTGGCGTACGCTGCGGCGGCCATTCTGCAGGAGCGGATCGCCGCGACCACGGCGCCCAGCCGCTACGCCCTGCTCAGGCGCGGCCGGTGGTGGGCCGCGGTCGTCCTCAACGGCGTCGGCGCCCTGCTTCACGTCGCGGCCCTCGGTCTCGGCCCGCTGACCGTGGTGCAGCCGCTCGGCGTGCTGACCATCGTCATCGCGGCCCCGCTGGCCGCCGTCATGGTGAAGCGCCCCGTCACGGCGGACGCCTGGCGCGGCATCGTCCTCGTCTCCGTCGGCCTTGCGGCCATCCTGATGTTCACCGGCGCGCACCAGTCCCGGCCGCTTACCGACCCGGAGCAGTACGCGGTGGCCGGCGCCGCCGTCTCCGTGATCGTGCTGCTCGTCGGGATCGCCGTGGCGGCGCGCGGCGCGCACCGCGCCGGCGCCCGCAGCGTGGCCCTGGCCATGGCCGCCGGAGTCGCCTTCGGTACGGCTTCGGTGTGCGTGAAGGCGGTCGCCGAAGGGTGGGCGCTGACGTCGCTCACGGCGGCGCTCCCGGTGCTCGCGCTGATCGCCCTGTTCGCCGTCACCGGTCTCGCCACGTCCCAGGCCTCGTACCGGGGCGGCGGCCTCGCCGCCCCGCTGGCGACCGCGACGGTCGTCAACCCGGTGGTCGCCGCGACGGTCGGCATCCTCCTCCTGGAGGAGGGCTTCCGCTACGGCGCGCCCGGAGCGCTGACGGCGCTCGCCGGCGCGCTGCTCGCGGGCCGGGGTCTGATCATCCTCACCGGCACCAGCACCGCGCAGAGCGCCGCCGAGCACACCGCGCCCGTGGAGACCGGCGGCACCGGCACCGTGGTGATCCCGCGGCCCGCGGCGGCGCCGTCCGCGCCGCGTGCAGCCGCCTTCGCCGACCGGGCGCCGGTGGCCGCGCCGGGCCCGCGGATGACGGTGCCCGACACCGTGCCCGACGAGGTTCCGGTCACCGTCCCCGATACCGTTCCGGACCGATTGCGGGTCCCGACGTCGCACTGA
- a CDS encoding CapA family protein — translation MTRHVRTGVLLAAAVLLGTVTACGTDGSGGGTTGSEKGRGSAALAGDDARAFTLVATGDILAHDSIIRQARADAGGSGYDFRKMLAGAEPLASGADLAMCHMETVYGPDSGPFTGYPAFKTPPHVARAIKATGYDSCSTASNHTLDAGPEGVQRTLRAMDEAGLKHAGSARSSAERDRPAMLRAGGAKVAQLAYTYGTNGIDVPEDSPWLVNLIDPQRIIADARAARRAGADVVVVSVHWGDEWQEDPNKQQLSLAKQLTRSRTEGRRDIDLILGTHNHVPQAYEKVNGTWVVYGMGDQVAGEMNDPRGQMGSAARFTFVPPREEGSGWTVKKAEFVPFLMQTEPDHRLVNLNSPQTRRSGDPVHAGARDTIRDAVLSRGAASDGLTMAR, via the coding sequence ATGACCAGACACGTACGCACCGGAGTGCTGCTGGCCGCGGCCGTCCTGCTGGGCACGGTGACCGCGTGCGGCACGGACGGGTCCGGCGGCGGGACGACGGGTTCCGAGAAGGGCCGCGGTTCCGCGGCGCTCGCGGGCGACGACGCACGCGCCTTCACCCTCGTCGCGACCGGCGACATCCTCGCGCACGACTCGATCATCCGGCAGGCGCGGGCCGACGCCGGCGGCTCCGGCTACGACTTCCGCAAGATGCTCGCCGGCGCCGAGCCCCTCGCCTCCGGCGCCGACCTGGCGATGTGCCACATGGAGACCGTGTACGGGCCGGACAGCGGCCCCTTCACCGGCTACCCCGCCTTCAAGACCCCGCCGCACGTCGCCCGCGCCATCAAGGCGACCGGCTACGACAGCTGCTCGACGGCCTCCAACCACACCCTCGACGCCGGTCCCGAGGGCGTACAGCGGACGCTGCGGGCGATGGACGAGGCCGGTCTGAAGCACGCCGGCTCGGCCCGCTCCAGCGCGGAGCGGGACCGGCCCGCCATGCTGCGGGCGGGCGGCGCGAAGGTGGCGCAGCTCGCGTACACCTACGGCACCAACGGCATCGACGTCCCCGAGGACAGCCCCTGGCTGGTCAACCTGATCGACCCGCAGCGGATCATCGCCGACGCACGGGCCGCGCGCCGCGCGGGCGCGGACGTCGTCGTGGTCAGCGTGCACTGGGGCGACGAGTGGCAGGAGGATCCGAACAAGCAGCAGCTGTCGCTCGCGAAGCAGCTCACCCGCTCCCGTACGGAGGGCCGCCGCGACATCGACCTGATCCTGGGCACGCACAACCACGTGCCGCAGGCGTACGAGAAGGTCAACGGCACGTGGGTGGTCTACGGGATGGGCGACCAGGTCGCCGGCGAGATGAACGACCCGCGCGGCCAGATGGGCTCCGCCGCCCGCTTCACGTTCGTGCCGCCGCGCGAGGAGGGCAGCGGCTGGACGGTCAAGAAGGCCGAGTTCGTGCCGTTCCTCATGCAGACCGAGCCCGACCACCGGCTGGTGAACCTCAACTCGCCGCAGACCCGCCGGTCCGGCGACCCCGTACACGCCGGCGCCCGCGACACCATCCGGGACGCCGTGCTGAGCCGGGGCGCGGCCTCGGACGGGCTCACGATGGCGCGCTGA
- a CDS encoding acetyl-CoA carboxylase biotin carboxylase subunit gives MSPLRRVLVANRGEIALRVVRACHESGIEAVAAYSDADRDARWVRLADDAVHLGGSPAAKSYLDAGAVLRAARESGADAVHPGYGFLSENAGFARRVEQAGLAFVGAPPDVIDTMGDKAAARRTARQAGVPVVPGSGPVRDVDEARAAAADIGYPLLVKAAAGGGGRGIRPVADPGQLADVLPTAQAEATASFGDGTVYLERVIERARHIEVQVLADAYGNVVHAYERDCSVQRRRQKLIEEAPAPDLDAGTRSAICAEAVRLAAHVGYRGAGTVEFLLAENGSFFFMEMNTRIQVEHPVTECVTGLDLVAEQLRVAGGEPLSVAQDAIALDGAAVELRLNAEDPENGFLPAPGEMTAFDLPGGPGVRVDTGFAAGDRISPFYDSMIAKLICTGADRPQALARARQALAELRITGVPTTAGLHARLLADDDLRKGAVHTGWLEEWAAG, from the coding sequence GTGAGCCCCCTGCGGAGGGTGCTCGTCGCCAACCGCGGCGAGATCGCGCTGCGCGTCGTGCGGGCCTGCCACGAGTCGGGGATCGAGGCGGTCGCCGCCTACTCCGACGCCGACCGGGACGCACGCTGGGTGCGGCTCGCCGACGACGCCGTGCACCTGGGCGGTTCGCCCGCCGCCAAGTCCTACCTCGACGCCGGCGCCGTGCTACGGGCGGCGCGCGAGAGCGGGGCGGACGCCGTGCACCCCGGCTACGGCTTCCTCTCCGAGAACGCCGGCTTCGCGCGGCGGGTCGAGCAGGCGGGGCTCGCCTTCGTCGGCGCCCCGCCCGACGTCATCGACACGATGGGAGACAAGGCCGCGGCCCGCCGTACCGCGCGGCAGGCGGGTGTACCGGTGGTGCCGGGAAGCGGCCCGGTCCGCGACGTCGACGAGGCGCGCGCCGCGGCCGCGGACATCGGCTACCCGCTGCTGGTGAAGGCGGCGGCGGGCGGCGGCGGCCGCGGCATCCGGCCCGTGGCGGACCCCGGACAGCTCGCCGACGTGCTCCCCACCGCGCAGGCCGAGGCGACGGCGTCCTTCGGCGACGGCACGGTCTATCTCGAACGTGTCATCGAACGGGCGCGCCACATCGAGGTGCAGGTGCTCGCCGACGCGTACGGGAACGTGGTGCACGCCTACGAGCGTGACTGTTCGGTGCAGCGCCGCAGGCAGAAGCTCATCGAGGAGGCGCCGGCGCCCGACCTCGACGCCGGGACCCGGTCGGCGATCTGCGCGGAGGCCGTACGGCTCGCCGCGCACGTCGGCTACCGGGGCGCCGGCACCGTCGAGTTCCTGCTGGCGGAGAACGGCTCGTTCTTCTTCATGGAGATGAACACCCGCATCCAGGTCGAGCACCCGGTCACCGAGTGCGTGACGGGCCTGGACCTGGTGGCGGAGCAACTCCGCGTGGCGGGCGGCGAACCGCTGTCCGTCGCCCAGGACGCCATCGCGCTCGACGGCGCCGCCGTCGAACTGCGCCTCAACGCCGAGGACCCGGAGAACGGCTTCCTGCCCGCCCCCGGCGAAATGACGGCCTTCGACCTGCCGGGCGGCCCCGGGGTGCGTGTGGACACCGGCTTCGCGGCGGGCGACCGGATCAGCCCGTTCTACGACTCCATGATCGCCAAACTGATCTGCACGGGCGCCGACCGCCCCCAGGCCCTCGCCCGTGCCCGGCAGGCGCTGGCGGAGCTGCGGATCACGGGCGTGCCCACCACGGCGGGCCTGCATGCCCGCCTGCTGGCCGACGACGACCTGCGCAAGGGCGCGGTGCACACGGGCTGGCTGGAGGAGTGGGCGGCGGGCTGA
- a CDS encoding acetyl-CoA carboxylase yields the protein MATIKATMPGVFYRRPSPEAEPYVKEGGGFAAGQTIALIEVMKTFNEVRADTSGTLVRFLLEDGDEVAMGQDIVEVDAA from the coding sequence ATGGCAACGATCAAGGCCACCATGCCCGGCGTGTTCTACCGGCGCCCGTCGCCGGAGGCGGAGCCGTACGTCAAGGAGGGCGGCGGCTTCGCCGCAGGGCAGACCATCGCGCTGATCGAGGTGATGAAGACCTTCAACGAAGTCAGGGCGGACACGTCCGGCACCCTCGTGCGGTTCCTGCTGGAAGACGGCGACGAGGTGGCCATGGGCCAGGACATCGTGGAGGTGGACGCCGCGTGA